The genomic segment GCCTTGAGGGGGGCATTCCGGTCCCCGACCGGTGCCGGGATGCGCTCGACGACGGCGCGGAGGATCTCGTCGACGCCGACACCCGACTTGGCCGAGGCGAAGATGGACTCGTTCGCCGAGGTGCCCAGCACATGCTCCAGCTCCAGCGCGATGTCCTCCGGTCGCGCCGCCGGCAGATCGATCTTGTTGATGACCGGAATGATGACGAGATTCGCCTCAATCGCCTTGTACGCGTTCGCCAGCGTCTGCGCCTGAATCCCCTGCACGGCATCCACCAACAGCAACACGCCCTCGCAGGCGGCCAGCGCCCGGCTTACTTCGTAGTGAAAATCCACATGGCCCGGCGTGTCGATCAGGTTCAGCGTGTATACCCCGGCAGGAGGCGCGGTCCCGACTCCGCCGCCGCTGCGAACGGCATCGGTCGCGACGGGGGTGTAGTCGTATCGCAGCCTCGCGCGATTGGCCTTGATGGTGATGCCCATCTCGCGTTCGAGGTCCATGTCGTCAAGGAACTGCGCGCGGAACTCGCGGTCGGTGATCGCACCGCAGCGCAGCAGCAGTCGGTCGGCCAGCGTGCTTTTGCCGTGGTCGATGTGGGCGATGATGGAGAAATTGCGAATCCAGGCGTTGGACATCGGTGGAGATTCTATCGCGGATGGTTCGAATCCGCTGATCGGCGGGGATCAGGTTACTCGGGCTGGGTCGGTGATTCGGGAGGGGGCTCGTCGGCAGTCGGATCGGTCCCGCACTTGGGGCAATTTCGCGGCTGGCCCGCATCGTCGCGTTCTTCGAAGATCTCGCCGCACTTGGGGCACTTGACTGCGGGCACGCCGGTGTATTTTCCGGAGTAGGGGCTAAGCGCCTGCACGACGTTGACCTTCTCGCTGCGGCGGGCCGAGGGGGTCTCGGCATCGCCCGCGAGTGAACGGCGAACCATTCGCACGTCGGTCGCCGATTGCGGCCCGCTTAGGGAGAACGATTTCTGTGCTTCGGTGCAATACCAATAGGTGCGCGTGTCGTCAGTGTCCGGCACATCGATCGCGCCGGTTGATGTCCAGAAATACAGGCCGACAGCAAGAGCGAGCAGGCCCGCGGAGACGCCGACTTTGATCTTGGCGTTCTTGTCCACCGAAGCGAAGCGTTCCTTTGGGGGGCATCACGCGGGCCTTTGCACCACCGCGAGAAACCGATCCGCCACCGGTCCGGCCAATTGCTATTGACCCAAGGGTATGTTGCGGCGGAAGTTCCAGATCCGCCAGCCCGGTCGCACGGAGTACCGCGTATCGAAATACCGGTGTTCGACGTGGCCGTCAAGGAAGAGCATGGTGTGGAAGGAGAATTTCTTGTGCCACCCGGGGCCGCGGCGGCCCTTGCCTTTCTCGTTTGCGCCGACGAATAGCTGGTCGCACTGGTTTTCCCACATGATGACGAATTCAGAGCCAAGCCCGCCGACGTTCGCACCCAGCACGCGACGCCCCCAGAACAGGAGGTGCTTGTCAAACGAGTTCCCGCCGACGACCTGATCGGTGACCATTTCGGGGATCAGCGGGTCTTCAATGAAAAACCAGTTGATGCTGTAACTGGTGCCGAAGGCCTCCCATGAACTCTTGACGTCTTCATTCTCGATGGGTGCCGGTCCGAAACCAATGGTGGGCGAAAGCGAGGAGATGTCGCCCGGGCAGCGCGTGACCTTCACGTCGGCCTTGCCGATGACCCCCTTGGCCAGGAATTTGTTCAGCGGACGCAGCTCCGGCGGGACGAGGGCGAAATCGGCGTTGTTCTCGCCAGGGTCAGGTCGCGGGGCGCGCTGCCCGCCCCAGGAGTAACTGCTGTAGATGTCCGTGCCGGGGTAGAAGTAATTCGTATTGTTGAACGTCTGGTGAATGTACGTGAACGGAAGGTTGTCGTTCCCGTCGGAGAGGTACAGCCCCATGGCCGATCCGACCTGCCGCAGGTTGGACATGCAGACGGTTTTCTTGCCCTGCTCTTTTGCAAGCGACAACGCCGGAAGCAGGATCGAGATCAGCACGGCGATGATCGAGATCACGACCAGCAGCTCGATCAGCGTGAAACCGCGGCTGCGGAATAACCGTAACGGGGCGCAATGCCGTGTCATCTTGCGTGCTCCAATCGGTCCATTCGCGGGAGCGAATTTCCGGGCGGGCGACGGGCGACCACTCCACCACTTCACCAGCCTCATTCTAAAGGATTCACAGGCCGGGGTAAAGCGGGGGGATCGCCGTGTTTCGCTCCACGATGCAGCGCGTATTCGGGCACAAGCCGGCATTGCTTGTAACGAGAGCGGCGACGGTATGTATACGGTAACTTACCGTACAAACGGCAAGGCGGGAGATCGCGCCCGAGCGTTCTTGGGCCGCCCACAGCAAGAACTCTTTGCTCGTTTATTCGCCCTTGAAGGATCGGCATGCCCAAACCAATCATAATCAATCTCGGAGGTGCCAAGGGTTACCAATTGCGGCAGAAGGCAGCCGAGTACGTTTCCGCGAACCAGAATCGGACAGGGGCGGAACGGGGCAGCGCCGTGGAGCAGGGCTTTGGCGCATTGGCAGAAATTGTAATCAGGGCCAATCTCGGGTTGCCAGAAATTAATCCCGACGATCATCCGGTAGGGTATGACCTGATTCTACGGTCCGGCATAAAAGTCGACGTAAAGTGCAGGGGCGGGAAGCGCCCTTTTGAGGAAGCCTATGATTCTGACGATGGTGTGCCGCGCGAGGCCAAACACAATTTCTTCGCGCGGCAAGTTCACGACAAGAATCTTGATGCTGACATTTACGTCATGACTCACCTTCGAACACCCAGCGTCAGAACCCTGCCCGGCAAGCCGAAGCAGCGCAATTGGATGCTCTATGTATGCGGTTGGGTATCCAAGGAACGAGCATTGAGGGAGGGCGTATACCTGCCGCGGGGATCCTTAACAGAGCAGGGACGCTCTTGGTTTACCTATCGCGGCCAGGAAGTCGAGTTTTATCACCACAATCTCAATGCACTCACGACGATCGAGACGCTTCACGAAATAACTCCAGGGCTTGTAGAACAAGATCGCCGCCGAATTGGCGACCTGAATCTGACAAAGGCTGATGCGGTGCGGATTGGGCGAGACCTTGTGGGCATGGGCATTCTCACGCAAAACCACTTGAAAGAATTACAATCATCTATCGGAGTCGATAAGCCCATCAAGCCGATCCTGCATCCCAATCAGTACATCCACCTGCTTGAGTGGCTGGCGAAGCGGGGGACAATCACATGCGAACAGATCGAAAAGGCCCGCGAAACACTTAAACAAGAGCATTTCACTGGGATTTAGAACAATCTGGCCCGCCTCTCTGCGATCACGCTGGCGAGCCTTTGCTTGCATATTTCGATGTAATCCACGGGGTAGCGCCGGTGCAACAACACTTCTCTGTTTCGTTCAATCCCAATGTAGTGGCGGCCCTCGACGGCGGCGGCCACAAGAAAACTCCCGACGCCGCATGCGTTGTCCAAGACGACATCGCCGGGGTTGGTAAACGTGCGAATCAGGTAGCGCCCCAACGCAACCGGCTTCTGCGTCGGGTGGAGCACGGTGCCTTCGCTCTCCGCTGTTTTAAAATAGACCACATCCGTCGGATAGCGTTCGCCGTTGCTTTTGACGACAACCGGCTTGAACTCACCATAGCTCCCCGTAAACTGATCTTTGCGGAACCCCTTGTTATACGGCTCGCCAACCGACATCTGCGGGTTGTAGGTGGGTTGGTTCTTGTAAAAAATGCATATGTCTTCGTGCTTTCTCAACGGCTGCTTCTTCGCGTTCAGGAAATTGGTGGGCTTCGACTTCACCCATGCAATCTTGTATCGGAACAAGCGCGGATTGGAAAGCATGAGTCGGGCGGTAAACAAGCCTTGCCCCATCAATGCAATCACGCCGCGCGGCTTGATGAGGCGTTCGTATTGCGACCAAAGCCGATCCAGGGGAATCACGCTATCCCACACGTTTTGGGTCGTCCCATAGGGAAGGTCGCACAACACCATGTCCACCGATTCAGAGGGAAGGTCTGGCATGATCTCCAGACAATCGCCCTCGAAAACCCGGTTCAGATAGTCGGCTGCTGTTTTTTTACTTGTTTTCAGCGTCGAGCGACTCCTGGGAATCACGGTCGCAGTTGTCATGAGCATGAAACCTCATCTGTTCATCGCACGAGACTTCGGCGGATCAACACACTGTAGTGCAGTCTTCATGTGTGTCAAGGAGATAGCGCTGTTATATTGGACAATGCACTAACCATCCACTACCCTGTGTTCGCCATGAAGCGAAGAAAGCGACCGCCAGCCAAAAGCGAAACAGCAATGCAGGTTCGGGTCCCGACCAAGCTGCACGATCTGTTCTCGCTGGCGGCCGCAAAAGATAACCGTTCTCTATCAAGTTGGGTACGCGATCGTCTTGAGAAGCTCGCGCGGGAGGAGCTTGCGCCCCCTTCGTCCGGGGCTGGCGGGGCAGGTCGCATCAATAGACGAGAGGGCTAGCCCCAGCTTGGTGCATCGAGGCTATATTGTGCCGACCACCAACACTCTCTACGCCCGATCGATACCGATGTGCTTATTGTCGTCCTCGGTCTTGTTCTGCATCGAGTAATTGTTGTCCTGCCGGGCGTGGTTGACCTTGAGCTTCTGGCGATAGAGGTCCAGCACGTCGGCAGCGGACAGACCCACGCACTGGGCCATCGAGATCCAGAAAAAGAGCAGGTCGATGACTTCGACACGGGCGTTTTGAAGGTCGTGCAGTTCGAACCGGCGGCCTTCCCTAGCCTCGGCGCACCAGTGTTTCCAGTAGGTGCAGTTGCGCAGCTCTTCCAGCTCGTTGGCGGTTGCCATGATGTAATTGTTCAGCCACTCACCGGCCTTGAGAGGGTCGAACTGACGGCGCAATTCATCGGGGTCAAAGCCGATCCGGCGGTTGAGTTCCGATTGGTGCGCGAATAGTTCTTCGAGCATGGCGGGGTCTCCGTGGGGGATCGTCGCCGGCGGCGAGATCGAATTGATCCCAGAATACCCGCGTTTGGCGCGTTCTGCACGCGCGCAGCCGACCGGCGCGGCGTTCTCACGCGCGGCGGGGCATCACGCGCTGGTAGTACTCGGCGTTGATTTGAATGTACTTGATCCACTCGGGGGGCAGGGCGTCGTCGGGAAAGATCGCCTTGACGGGGCATTCATCGACGCAGAGGCCGCAATCGATGCAGACAGCGGGATCGATGTAGAGCATCTCTTCGCGGCCGGCGTTGAGTTCGTCCTTGGTTGGGTGAATGCAATCGACCGGACAGACGGCGACGCACGCGCCGTCCTTCACGCCGATGCATGGTTCCGCAATAACGTAGGTCATGGTTGCCCGCTCCCGTCAGCGCCCGATTCATTGTAGGCCGGCGTTCGGCGATTTCTGATTCGCGTGCGATCCGGCGCGGTTCAGGATGCGCGTGCAGCGCGGAGAGACCATGTCGTACTCGATGCCGCGCCAGACGATGCGCCGCGTCCGCATCGACGCGATCATCAGCGCAAGGAACATCAGCCCCGAGAACGTCACCGCGCTCAAATCCGCCCACGCATCGCGCCAGGTCGCATCGGGCGGGCGCAGCACGCGGCGGACGGCGCGCTGCCGATAGGCCGCTCGACCGATGATCGCCGCCAGCAGCGCCATCCACGCGGCGAAGGCCGGCCACGTGACCCCTGTTGCGCCGATCCAGCCGAACAGCGCCGCGAAGAAGAGAACCGCCGCCGCCGTGCCGCCGACGACAAGATTGAGACACAGCAGCAGGCCCGCGCGCCAGACGTGCGGTGCATAGACGCGCGTCAGGATGATCTGCCGGAGCGCGAACGACCAGAAGCCCTTCAGCGTCGTCGCGTCGCTGCTGGGGGCCAGCGCGTACGGCACGAAGCGGATGTGCAGACCGGCGGCGCGCACGGCCTCGCTCAACGCGTAGTCGTCCGACACGGCATTGTCCCACGCGGCGCGTACGTCGCAGCGATCGAACACATCGCGGCGAATCGCCGTGCCGCCGCCCCAGCAGAAGTTGGAGCGCTCGTCGGCCAGCAGCGTGACCGTCGCCGCGTTCCACGCCGAGCGAAGCTGCGACGCGACGCCACGGCCCGCCGTGTACCAGCGATAGCCCGTCGCCGCTCCCGTCGTTTCCTCGGCCAGGGGCGCCACGAGATGGCCCAGCCAATCAGGACCCGGCACGGCGTCTGAATCCAGAAAAACATAGACTTCTCGATCCGCCGAGACCGCCGCCACCGCCGCCAGCAGGTTGTGAACCTTCTGCCCGCGCGAGGTCGCATCGCCGGCCACGACGCGCCGCGTAACCGGTCGATCCCAATTCGCCGTCATAGCGCCGATCGCCGCATAAGCCGAATCGTCAGCCGAGGCAAACGTGAACACCACTTCGAAGTCCTCGTAGCGCTGGGCCTTGAGCGCGGCAACCGTCTGCTCGAGCTTCTCGTCGATTCCGCAGCAGGGGAGAATGATCGCGACGCGCGGTTGATACCTGAATCGGCCGGCCGCATCGAACAACGCGGGCGCCTCGCGCACGCAACGAGCGACAAATCGATCAAACCGTCGCCCCTCGGCCAGCGCTGCGACCGCGTGAACCATCGCCGCGAGCCATAGTGCCGCCGCCACCCCAATAATCCAGTGCTCCCCGCTCATGCGCGGCATCCTACGGTCCGCCCCGAACGGTGAAAACACAGGCGAGACGCCCTTGCCGAAACCGGCCCCCGGGCACTTCAGGTTACAATCCGCCGCGAACCGGTTCGCGCCGCGCGGTCATCGTCCGCCGCCGAGCGTCTCCTTCAGGATGCCCTTGCCATGAAGAAAGCCATTGTATTGGGCTGCGGCCTGGTGGGCCGAGCGATCGCCGAAGACCTTGCCGCGGACGCCGCGCTGAACGTCACCGTTGCCGACGTGTCGGAGGCCAATCTCGCTCGCACCCGCGCCGACCTTCGCCTCCAGCGCATGCAGGCCGACCTCTCGTCCGCCGAAGGCGTTGCTCGCGCGATCGCGCCGTTTGACCTCGTCGTCGGCGCGCTGCCCAGCGCGCTGGGGCTGATGGCCCTTCGTGTCGTGATCGAGTCGCGTAAGCCCTACGCGGACATCTCGTTCATGGCCGAGGATGCGACGTCGTTAAGCGGCCTGGCGCGCGAGCGCGGCGTCACGGCGGTCGTCGATTGCGGCGTCGCGCCGGGGCTGGCGAACATCCTAATCGGCCAGGCGGCGGCCCGGCTCGCTCGCGTGACCGACGCGGTGTACTACGTCGGCGGCCTGCCGCGCACGCGGAGCTGGCCTTACGAGTACAAGGCGCCGTTCGCGCCGCTGGATGTGCTGGAGGAATACACGCGCCCCGCGCGATTCATCGAAAATGGAAGCATGGTGACCCGACCGGCGCTTTCCGAGCCGGAGCTGATGGACTTCGAGCCGGTCGGCACCCTGGAAGCCTTCAACACCGACGGCCTGCGCAGCCTGTTGACGACGATCCCGGCGGACAACATGAAAGAGAAGACGCTGCGCTATCCGGGGCACGCGGCCCTGATGCGCGTGCTGCGCGAGACGGGCTACTTCAGCAAGGATGAAATAACGCTCAAGAACGGCGCGAAAGTGCGGCCGATTGACGTGACCAGCCGCTTGTTGTTTCCGTTGTGGGAGCTGAAGCCCGGAGAGCCGGAGTTCACGCTTCTGCACGTGCGGGTGTCGGGGCGCGATGCGACCGGAGCAGCCGTGCGATACGTCCATCATTTGTTTGATCAGAACGATGCGGCGACGGGTCATTCTTCGATGGCGCGGACAACGGGTTACCCGTGCGCGCTTGTCGCGCGAATGATCCTCGAAGGGCGTATCAGCGAGCCGGGGATCCATCCGCCCGAAGTGCTTGGGCGCGACGAAGCGTTGGTCGGCGATCTGCTGCGGCGGCTTGCGACGCGCGGCGTGCGCGTGGAATCGCGCGTCGAGGCGGTGGCGTAATTACGGCGTCGGCTGGTAAACCTTCGAA from the Planctomycetia bacterium genome contains:
- a CDS encoding saccharopine dehydrogenase NADP-binding domain-containing protein, with amino-acid sequence MKKAIVLGCGLVGRAIAEDLAADAALNVTVADVSEANLARTRADLRLQRMQADLSSAEGVARAIAPFDLVVGALPSALGLMALRVVIESRKPYADISFMAEDATSLSGLARERGVTAVVDCGVAPGLANILIGQAAARLARVTDAVYYVGGLPRTRSWPYEYKAPFAPLDVLEEYTRPARFIENGSMVTRPALSEPELMDFEPVGTLEAFNTDGLRSLLTTIPADNMKEKTLRYPGHAALMRVLRETGYFSKDEITLKNGAKVRPIDVTSRLLFPLWELKPGEPEFTLLHVRVSGRDATGAAVRYVHHLFDQNDAATGHSSMARTTGYPCALVARMILEGRISEPGIHPPEVLGRDEALVGDLLRRLATRGVRVESRVEAVA
- a CDS encoding dUTP diphosphatase, with the protein product MLEELFAHQSELNRRIGFDPDELRRQFDPLKAGEWLNNYIMATANELEELRNCTYWKHWCAEAREGRRFELHDLQNARVEVIDLLFFWISMAQCVGLSAADVLDLYRQKLKVNHARQDNNYSMQNKTEDDNKHIGIDRA
- a CDS encoding 4Fe-4S binding protein, producing MTYVIAEPCIGVKDGACVAVCPVDCIHPTKDELNAGREEMLYIDPAVCIDCGLCVDECPVKAIFPDDALPPEWIKYIQINAEYYQRVMPRRA
- a CDS encoding site-specific DNA-methyltransferase; protein product: MTTATVIPRSRSTLKTSKKTAADYLNRVFEGDCLEIMPDLPSESVDMVLCDLPYGTTQNVWDSVIPLDRLWSQYERLIKPRGVIALMGQGLFTARLMLSNPRLFRYKIAWVKSKPTNFLNAKKQPLRKHEDICIFYKNQPTYNPQMSVGEPYNKGFRKDQFTGSYGEFKPVVVKSNGERYPTDVVYFKTAESEGTVLHPTQKPVALGRYLIRTFTNPGDVVLDNACGVGSFLVAAAVEGRHYIGIERNREVLLHRRYPVDYIEICKQRLASVIAERRARLF
- a CDS encoding glycosyltransferase: MSGEHWIIGVAAALWLAAMVHAVAALAEGRRFDRFVARCVREAPALFDAAGRFRYQPRVAIILPCCGIDEKLEQTVAALKAQRYEDFEVVFTFASADDSAYAAIGAMTANWDRPVTRRVVAGDATSRGQKVHNLLAAVAAVSADREVYVFLDSDAVPGPDWLGHLVAPLAEETTGAATGYRWYTAGRGVASQLRSAWNAATVTLLADERSNFCWGGGTAIRRDVFDRCDVRAAWDNAVSDDYALSEAVRAAGLHIRFVPYALAPSSDATTLKGFWSFALRQIILTRVYAPHVWRAGLLLCLNLVVGGTAAAVLFFAALFGWIGATGVTWPAFAAWMALLAAIIGRAAYRQRAVRRVLRPPDATWRDAWADLSAVTFSGLMFLALMIASMRTRRIVWRGIEYDMVSPRCTRILNRAGSHANQKSPNAGLQ
- a CDS encoding type II secretion system protein, giving the protein MTRHCAPLRLFRSRGFTLIELLVVISIIAVLISILLPALSLAKEQGKKTVCMSNLRQVGSAMGLYLSDGNDNLPFTYIHQTFNNTNYFYPGTDIYSSYSWGGQRAPRPDPGENNADFALVPPELRPLNKFLAKGVIGKADVKVTRCPGDISSLSPTIGFGPAPIENEDVKSSWEAFGTSYSINWFFIEDPLIPEMVTDQVVGGNSFDKHLLFWGRRVLGANVGGLGSEFVIMWENQCDQLFVGANEKGKGRRGPGWHKKFSFHTMLFLDGHVEHRYFDTRYSVRPGWRIWNFRRNIPLGQ